The genomic stretch CTCGTAGACGCAATCGCGAGCATTGTCGAGCTGTTTCAAAAGCACGGCGAACAGGACGGCCAGAAGGCGCTTGAGGAGGCGGTCAACAAGGCGGGCCAATATGCGGACGACGAAATCAGATTCATGACCGAAGCGTTCGCGATGATGGACAACTTGATCGTCGAACTCGCGGGCCAGAAGGGCATACCGGTCGAAAAGGTCGCGCAAATCCAGAACCTGTATTTCTCGATCATGCTGGGCTTCGTCGGCCAGTTCGGCAGCTATGACGACGCGTGGTACCAGCTTCTCTACTTCGCGCTTTCCACCGAGCGCTCGGTGCAGCTCGACCGGATCTTCTCGAACCATATCGGGCCCCAACTTAAGCCTGGCGCCGTGAACGGCTCGCTGAGGATGTACCTGCTGCAGACAGCCATGTGCGTGGGCAACGAGCCTCTGATCGAGAAACTCCTTTCCCAGGGGGGCCTGCTGCCGACGGATCGGGTGGACGCCACCTGGCTCTACAGCGCCTACCTGGCTTCGGTGGACCGATTCGCCGAAGCCGAGAAGCTGATCCAGTCGGCGCCCAGCCCAACCGCGGGCTTCCAGCCGCTGTCGATTGCCCTGAGAGCATGGTTCGATGCGCGCGCGGGCCGCAAAGACGCCGCCAAAGCCAAGCTTGGGGGGCTCGAGCCCGACGGGCTCCAGGTCTCTGCGCTCATGGGGCTTGCGTACGCGGCGCTTGGAGATTGGCAAAAGGCCGAACCTCTCCTATCTCCCTCAAGATCGGCGCGCAACTGGTCGATGACCTTCATCCACGCGGCGGCGTGCAAGGCGCTTTTTGCCCGCGCGCTGGAACGGAAGGACTTGGAGACCGCGGACTCACTTGCCTATGAGGCTGGGCTGTCCCAAGCGGGGAACAGGCTATTCAACGGTTTCCATTTCGGACTTGAACCCGATTTGGGGGGCTATCGCGGGACCGTTTCCTTCTCGGTTACGATGGGTGACGACCGTTTGGAATCGGAGCAAGGGAGCCTGTCGCTGACGTTTGAGGTGGGCGGCAAGGTCACGGGCACCTATGAGTCCGCCGAGGGCAAAGTGCGCACGATCGCGGGGGCCATCGACGCGTTTGGCAATCTGACCGGAAAGGTGAGGGGCGAGGGCAAGGAGTTGGATATCGCCGCGAAGCTCGCGCCGTCGGATCGCTACGCGAAGATGGCCCAGCTCAAGCAGCCTGGGCAGCTCATCCTCCTCTATGACAACGAATACCGGACGGTCTGGATCGCCACCCCCAAATAGGCTGTACCACTTGGCCAGCGGGCCAAGCTAGAACGCCATGCCGGTGTAGTCTCGGATCAGACCCACCACCTTGCCGATGACTCGGGCGTCCTCGCGTCGGACCTCGATCGGCTCATAGGCGGGGTTGCTCGGCATCAGCTTGACGCCGGTCCTGTCCATGTTCAGGCGTTTCACGGTCGCCTCTTCGCCGAGGAGCACCGCAACCAAGTCGCCGTGATTGGCGGTCTGCTGCGGCTTGATCACCACAAGGTCGCGGGGAAGGATGCCCTCGCCGGTCATGGAGTCGCCTTTCACTCGAAGAAGAAAGGCCTTCTCAATGTTGCGAACCATGTCGGAGGGCACCGGGAACATCCCCTCGACGTGCTCGATGGCGTCCACCCCGTAGCCAGCCGCAATGTTGCCCACCAGGGGCAGCATGATCGTGCGGGTCGAAGGCAGCATCGAAGGATGCACCAGTTTGATAGATCGAGGCGTGTTCGACCTGGCGATATAGCCCTTACGTGAAAGGGCGTCGAGATGCACTGTAACTCCGCGCAGGGAGCCAATGCCGAACTGCTTCCCGATCTCTCGGATCGAGGGCGGATAGCCCTCCTGCTGGATGTAGTCCACCACGAACTGGAGAATCTGTTGCTGTTTTTGTGTGAGTGCCTTGGCCATGGCTGTTCCCCCGCAAGCCCTTCTGAGCCCGTAGACGAACTATACAGTTAATTTGTCTACATGTCAAGGGGCCATGAATG from Armatimonadota bacterium encodes the following:
- the lexA gene encoding transcriptional repressor LexA, translating into MAKALTQKQQQILQFVVDYIQQEGYPPSIREIGKQFGIGSLRGVTVHLDALSRKGYIARSNTPRSIKLVHPSMLPSTRTIMLPLVGNIAAGYGVDAIEHVEGMFPVPSDMVRNIEKAFLLRVKGDSMTGEGILPRDLVVIKPQQTANHGDLVAVLLGEEATVKRLNMDRTGVKLMPSNPAYEPIEVRREDARVIGKVVGLIRDYTGMAF